A window of the Xiashengella succiniciproducens genome harbors these coding sequences:
- a CDS encoding UpxY family transcription antiterminator produces the protein MKTDTEGNKWYALYTKPRAEKKVLEQFRNLGIEAYLPLKRELRRWSDRKRWIEVPVISSYIFISIPESEYRRVFEVKGIVGYVCHKGEAVVIPDHEIEAMRKTVENKLDFSIQVGRIQKGQTITITSGPLKGVTGVVTNIKGTRKLYLHISHIGYSLVVDLHSDTVSEEALSEQR, from the coding sequence TTGAAAACAGATACTGAGGGCAATAAGTGGTATGCCTTATATACCAAGCCCAGAGCCGAAAAAAAAGTGCTGGAGCAGTTTAGGAATTTGGGTATTGAAGCTTATTTACCGCTAAAACGGGAACTCAGACGATGGAGTGACAGGAAAAGATGGATCGAGGTTCCCGTCATTAGTTCCTATATTTTTATCAGTATTCCTGAATCTGAATATCGTCGTGTTTTCGAGGTCAAAGGCATTGTTGGTTACGTTTGTCACAAGGGTGAGGCAGTTGTAATTCCGGATCACGAAATTGAGGCAATGCGCAAGACTGTGGAAAACAAGCTGGATTTCAGTATACAGGTTGGAAGGATCCAAAAAGGGCAGACTATTACTATCACCTCCGGCCCACTTAAAGGGGTTACGGGAGTTGTTACAAATATAAAGGGAACCCGGAAACTGTATCTGCATATTAGCCATATTGGCTATTCGCTTGTGGTTGATCTTCACAGCGATACTGTAAGTGAAGAAGCCCTCTCTGAGCAAAGGTAA
- the gyrB gene encoding DNA topoisomerase (ATP-hydrolyzing) subunit B — protein sequence MSENQMNTPNMNNGDYRANSIQVLEGLEAVRKRPAMYIGDVSEKGLHHLVYEVVDNSIDEALAGHCDTINVTIYEDNSISVLDNGRGIPVDIHEKEGKSALEVVMTVLHAGGKFDKDSYKVSGGLHGVGVSCVNALSAHLLVEVYRDGKTYRQEYSCGKPITQVTEAGASDKAGTFVKFKPDASIFITTEYKYSILATRMRELAFLNKGITIILTDRRHLNEDGSYQTEIFHSEEGLKEFVKFIDSNREPLVDNIIYINTEKNDIPVEVAIMYNTSFNENVYSYVNNINTIEGGTHLTGFRRGLTRTLKSYAEKTGLLSKLKFDINGDDFREGLTAVISVKVQEPQFEGQTKTKLGNNEVVSAVDQAVSTMLEYYLEENPKDAKSIVNKVILAATARHAARKARELVQRKTVLTGGGLPGKLADCSEKDPAQCEIFFVEGDSAGGTAKQGRDRRFQAVMPLRGKILNVEKALVHKVFDSEEIRNIFTALGVSIGTEEDSKALNLSKLRYHKIIIMTDADVDGRHINTLMMTFFFRYMKDIIKNGHLYIANPPLYLMKKGKVEEYCWNEQQRQAFTDKYGNGKEDSVTIQRYKGLGEMNAEQLWATTMDPNRRTLRQVTIESAAEADRVFSMLMGDDVPLRREFIEQNATYAKIDV from the coding sequence ATGAGTGAGAATCAAATGAATACCCCTAATATGAATAATGGCGATTACAGAGCCAATAGTATTCAGGTATTAGAGGGTCTTGAAGCTGTAAGGAAACGTCCCGCCATGTATATTGGTGATGTTAGTGAAAAAGGTTTGCATCACCTTGTTTACGAAGTGGTGGATAACTCAATTGACGAAGCCCTTGCAGGACATTGTGACACTATAAATGTTACTATCTACGAAGACAATTCAATAAGCGTACTGGATAATGGTCGCGGTATTCCGGTAGACATTCATGAGAAAGAGGGTAAATCCGCTCTTGAAGTCGTTATGACCGTGTTACATGCCGGTGGAAAGTTTGATAAGGACAGTTACAAGGTATCCGGAGGTCTTCACGGGGTAGGTGTTTCGTGCGTGAATGCACTTTCAGCTCATTTGCTGGTTGAAGTATATCGCGATGGAAAGACCTACAGACAGGAATACTCCTGTGGTAAACCGATAACTCAGGTTACTGAGGCTGGAGCGTCCGACAAGGCAGGAACTTTTGTAAAGTTTAAGCCTGATGCTTCAATTTTTATAACCACTGAGTACAAGTACTCTATCCTGGCTACAAGGATGCGTGAGCTCGCCTTCCTTAATAAGGGCATTACAATAATCCTGACCGACAGACGGCACCTAAATGAGGATGGGAGCTATCAGACTGAGATCTTCCATTCTGAAGAGGGGCTAAAGGAATTTGTCAAGTTTATTGATTCAAACCGTGAGCCGCTTGTAGACAATATTATCTACATCAATACTGAGAAAAATGATATTCCCGTTGAGGTTGCCATTATGTACAACACCTCGTTTAACGAGAATGTATATTCATATGTCAACAATATCAACACTATAGAGGGTGGTACTCACCTTACCGGCTTCAGAAGGGGGCTAACCAGAACCCTTAAGTCTTATGCTGAAAAAACCGGTTTGTTGTCCAAGCTTAAGTTTGACATCAATGGGGACGACTTCCGTGAAGGCCTTACCGCAGTTATATCCGTTAAGGTTCAGGAGCCTCAGTTTGAAGGCCAGACCAAGACCAAACTGGGTAATAACGAAGTTGTTAGTGCCGTTGACCAGGCTGTAAGCACCATGCTGGAGTACTACCTTGAGGAGAATCCAAAGGATGCCAAGTCGATCGTTAACAAGGTTATTCTTGCTGCCACTGCCCGTCATGCAGCTCGTAAGGCCAGGGAACTGGTTCAACGTAAGACAGTACTTACAGGAGGTGGTTTGCCCGGTAAACTAGCTGACTGTTCTGAAAAAGATCCTGCCCAATGTGAAATTTTCTTTGTTGAGGGAGACTCTGCAGGTGGTACTGCAAAGCAAGGTCGTGACAGGCGTTTTCAGGCTGTTATGCCACTGAGGGGTAAAATCCTGAATGTTGAAAAAGCCTTGGTTCACAAGGTCTTTGATAGCGAGGAGATCAGGAATATATTCACCGCGCTTGGTGTTTCGATAGGTACAGAAGAAGATAGTAAGGCTCTGAATCTTTCAAAACTGAGGTATCACAAGATCATAATCATGACGGATGCCGACGTGGACGGTCGCCACATCAATACTCTTATGATGACCTTCTTCTTCCGCTACATGAAGGATATCATTAAGAACGGCCACTTGTACATTGCTAATCCGCCTCTCTATCTTATGAAAAAGGGTAAGGTGGAAGAGTATTGCTGGAATGAACAACAAAGACAGGCATTCACAGACAAGTATGGCAACGGCAAGGAAGATTCAGTAACCATCCAGCGATACAAAGGTTTGGGTGAGATGAACGCTGAACAGCTATGGGCAACTACAATGGATCCGAACAGGCGAACACTGCGACAGGTAACCATTGAGAGTGCTGCAGAGGCAGATCGCGTATTCAGTATGTTGATGGGTGATGATGTTCCACTCAGAAGGGAGTTTATCGAACAGAATGCTACCTATGCGAAAATTGATGTCTAG
- a CDS encoding Do family serine endopeptidase, with translation MNTKQLLTTFTIAIVSAFLGVLAYSMFFGSEKEQVEVPVYVSPSARFASLPDAPQGNYPDLTYAAEKSIHAVVHVTTKGTTTVPGMSFQDPFLEFFFGPRGSFGEPQQRPVMGAGSGVILSSDGFIVTNNHVIEDASDIQVTLNDKRSFKAVKVGSDPSTDIALLKIDAADLPYLKFGSSDNLKVGEWVLAVGNPFNLTSTVTAGILSAKSRQIQILGQLSIESFLQTDAAVNPGNSGGALVNTNGELVGINTAIASRTGSFTGYSFAVPSSIVEKVVKDLMEYGEVQRGVIGITLGEMTSERAAELKMEKVRGVYINGVIPGSGAEAAGIKDGDVIITVNGEEVNSIPELQEKVSRFRPGDNIQVEVIRDGKRKPFTVKLRNIHGNTELVKTTSKLSKLGATFERVSDAEKNKLRIRNGIKVVKLTSGKFKEAGIKEGYIITQANRVPINSEEDLKKVIEVLNDGLFLTGIYPNGQVSYYAINIQE, from the coding sequence ATGAATACCAAACAACTGCTTACAACCTTTACTATTGCCATTGTCAGTGCATTTCTTGGAGTTTTAGCTTACTCCATGTTTTTCGGGTCAGAAAAGGAACAAGTAGAAGTACCGGTATATGTCAGTCCATCTGCCCGTTTTGCTTCATTACCGGACGCTCCACAGGGAAACTATCCGGATTTGACCTATGCGGCCGAGAAGTCTATTCATGCTGTTGTTCACGTTACTACAAAAGGAACCACAACAGTGCCAGGTATGAGTTTTCAGGATCCCTTCCTGGAATTCTTTTTCGGTCCAAGAGGATCATTTGGTGAACCTCAGCAGCGTCCAGTTATGGGAGCCGGTTCGGGTGTTATCTTATCCAGTGATGGTTTTATAGTCACTAATAATCATGTAATTGAAGATGCGTCTGATATTCAGGTAACCCTAAATGACAAGCGTAGTTTTAAGGCTGTCAAGGTAGGATCCGACCCGAGTACTGATATAGCCCTGCTCAAGATAGATGCAGCTGATCTGCCCTACCTTAAGTTTGGCAGTTCTGACAACCTGAAAGTTGGAGAATGGGTCCTTGCAGTGGGTAATCCATTCAACCTTACTTCTACTGTAACTGCCGGTATCTTAAGTGCTAAGTCAAGACAGATCCAGATACTGGGGCAATTGAGCATAGAATCCTTCCTGCAGACAGATGCTGCTGTAAACCCTGGTAACAGTGGTGGAGCTCTAGTAAACACAAATGGTGAACTGGTTGGAATCAACACTGCCATTGCCTCAAGAACCGGTTCATTTACAGGCTACAGCTTCGCAGTACCTTCAAGCATTGTTGAGAAGGTGGTAAAAGACCTTATGGAATATGGTGAAGTTCAGAGAGGTGTAATCGGCATCACCTTAGGTGAAATGACAAGTGAGCGTGCCGCTGAACTAAAGATGGAAAAAGTAAGAGGAGTTTACATCAACGGAGTAATACCCGGATCAGGTGCTGAGGCTGCAGGAATAAAGGATGGAGATGTTATTATCACTGTCAACGGTGAGGAAGTCAACAGCATACCAGAACTCCAGGAAAAAGTCAGCAGGTTCCGACCAGGTGATAATATTCAGGTTGAAGTAATTCGTGACGGAAAAAGAAAACCTTTTACTGTCAAATTACGTAATATTCACGGTAATACTGAGTTGGTCAAGACCACAAGTAAGTTATCCAAACTTGGAGCTACATTTGAACGCGTCTCTGATGCAGAAAAGAATAAGTTGAGAATCCGCAATGGTATCAAAGTCGTTAAACTAACATCAGGAAAATTCAAGGAAGCCGGAATCAAGGAAGGGTATATAATTACTCAGGCCAATCGTGTGCCGATAAACAGCGAGGAAGATCTTAAAAAAGTAATTGAGGTACTAAATGACGGATTGTTCCTCACAGGTATCTATCCAAACGGACAGGTGTCATACTATGCGATAAACATTCAGGAATGA
- the dapF gene encoding diaminopimelate epimerase, whose product MSSIRFSKYHGTGNDFVIVDNRNRVFDSDNNDFVMHICHRRFGVGADGFMLLESSDKGAFAMRYYNSDGRESTMCGNGGRCLVAFARQLGLVKDGELVEFEAIDGLHHAVCMGDIISLKMVDVKGIEELDGGFYLDTGSPHFVRYVDDLQGTDVYKEGSKLRYSNMFGDGGANINFVRYNKAGHISLRTYERGVEDETWSCGTGTVASVLTSYYRFGGPLIWDADVKGGKLKVSFTPAGRGLFTDIRLDGPAKFVFEGTLDNFLKQQDGI is encoded by the coding sequence ATGAGTTCAATCAGATTCAGCAAGTACCACGGAACAGGAAATGACTTTGTAATAGTTGACAACCGAAACAGGGTCTTTGATTCTGACAATAATGACTTTGTCATGCATATCTGCCACAGGAGGTTTGGTGTGGGTGCAGATGGTTTTATGTTGCTTGAGTCTTCTGATAAAGGTGCATTTGCAATGCGTTATTACAACAGTGACGGAAGGGAGAGCACTATGTGTGGCAACGGAGGCCGCTGCCTCGTTGCCTTTGCCCGTCAACTTGGACTTGTGAAAGATGGAGAACTTGTAGAGTTTGAAGCTATTGATGGTCTTCACCATGCTGTTTGCATGGGTGATATTATAAGCCTGAAGATGGTAGATGTTAAGGGTATTGAGGAACTTGATGGTGGTTTCTACCTTGATACAGGGTCCCCGCATTTTGTCAGGTACGTTGATGATCTTCAGGGAACTGATGTATATAAAGAAGGGAGTAAGCTTAGATACAGCAATATGTTTGGTGACGGTGGTGCCAATATAAATTTCGTTAGGTACAACAAGGCAGGACATATTTCCTTGCGTACTTATGAAAGAGGTGTAGAGGACGAGACCTGGTCGTGCGGTACTGGTACTGTAGCTTCCGTTCTGACGTCCTACTACCGTTTTGGTGGACCTCTGATTTGGGATGCTGATGTGAAGGGTGGTAAGCTGAAGGTTAGTTTTACTCCTGCCGGAAGAGGTTTATTCACCGACATCAGGCTTGATGGTCCTGCAAAGTTTGTTTTTGAGGGTACATTGGATAATTTCTTGAAGCAACAGGATGGAATATAG
- the uvrB gene encoding excinuclease ABC subunit UvrB translates to MEYRLVSDFKPTGDQPDAIRQLVEGFRSGLNQQTLLGVTGSGKTFTIANVLSQLNKPALVLSHNKTLAAQLYSEFKQFFPENLVEYFVSYYDYYQPEAYLPVTDTYIEKDLSINDEIEKLRLSATSSLMSGRKDVIVVSSVSCLYGIGNPDDFHANVISVKRGDKISRNQFLRKLVDGLYSRNETEFDRGHFRVKGDTVDINLAYADHACRISFWGDEIESIETFDPVNNLRLGIHDELLIYPANIFVTSKERINQAMRMMQDDLVARVEELKRDGKKLEAKRLEERVNYDMEMIKELGYCSGIENYSRYFDGRAPGTRPFCLIDFFPDDFITIIDESHVTIPQIRAMYGGDYSRKRNLVDYGFRLPAALDNRPLRFEEFEELAQRVIYVSATPAEYEIEKSEGIIVEQLIRPTGLPDPRIEVRPSLNQIDDLMEEIRQRCARDERVLVTTLTKRMAEELTDYLTRMGVRCQYIHSDVETLERVKIMEALREGMIDVLVGVNLLREGLDLPEVSLVAILDADKEGFLRSARSLTQTAGRAARNINGLVIMYADTITGSMQETIDATNYRREKQLNYNKQHGITPTPIVKKRGAVIPGQTAAAPSAYVEPESVDVAADPVVALMSPKALEKAIDKAKRNMEAAAKELDFMAAAFYRDEMFRLQELLKEKKAEEKK, encoded by the coding sequence ATGGAATATAGATTGGTATCGGATTTTAAGCCCACAGGGGATCAGCCGGATGCAATACGACAACTGGTTGAGGGGTTCAGATCAGGACTTAATCAACAGACCCTACTTGGGGTTACTGGTTCTGGAAAGACCTTTACTATTGCAAATGTACTTTCGCAGCTAAACAAACCGGCACTGGTACTAAGCCACAACAAGACCCTGGCAGCCCAGTTGTATAGTGAGTTTAAGCAGTTCTTTCCTGAAAACCTTGTTGAGTACTTCGTATCCTATTACGATTATTATCAACCCGAGGCCTACCTGCCAGTGACAGATACCTATATTGAAAAGGACCTTTCGATAAATGATGAGATTGAGAAATTACGACTGAGTGCTACCTCCTCCCTGATGTCAGGGAGGAAGGATGTGATAGTCGTTTCTTCAGTTTCCTGCCTTTACGGTATTGGAAATCCTGATGATTTTCATGCAAATGTAATCTCTGTAAAAAGGGGAGATAAGATCAGCAGGAACCAGTTTCTTAGAAAACTGGTTGATGGGCTTTATTCACGTAATGAGACTGAGTTTGACCGCGGCCATTTCAGGGTTAAGGGTGATACGGTTGATATCAATCTTGCCTATGCTGACCATGCCTGTCGTATTAGTTTCTGGGGTGATGAGATTGAGTCGATAGAGACTTTTGATCCAGTAAACAACCTGCGTCTTGGCATTCATGATGAGCTACTTATCTATCCTGCAAATATCTTTGTTACAAGTAAAGAGCGTATTAATCAGGCAATGAGGATGATGCAGGATGACCTTGTTGCCAGGGTTGAAGAACTTAAAAGGGATGGTAAGAAGCTGGAGGCCAAGAGACTGGAGGAGAGGGTCAACTATGATATGGAGATGATTAAGGAACTTGGTTATTGTTCGGGTATAGAAAACTACAGCCGCTACTTTGATGGCAGGGCTCCCGGAACTAGGCCATTCTGCCTTATTGATTTCTTCCCGGATGACTTTATTACAATAATCGATGAGAGCCACGTTACAATCCCTCAGATCAGGGCTATGTATGGTGGCGACTACAGTCGCAAAAGGAATCTGGTGGATTACGGTTTCAGACTTCCGGCGGCATTGGACAACAGGCCACTGAGGTTTGAAGAGTTTGAAGAACTTGCCCAGAGGGTTATATACGTTAGTGCAACTCCGGCTGAGTACGAGATAGAAAAGAGTGAGGGTATAATAGTAGAACAGCTGATTCGTCCTACTGGTCTGCCGGATCCAAGGATAGAGGTTCGTCCAAGTCTGAACCAGATAGACGACCTGATGGAGGAGATAAGGCAGAGATGTGCGAGGGACGAGAGGGTTTTGGTTACCACCCTTACTAAGCGTATGGCAGAGGAGTTGACAGACTACCTGACAAGGATGGGAGTGAGGTGCCAGTACATACACTCGGACGTGGAGACTCTGGAACGTGTCAAGATTATGGAAGCACTACGTGAGGGAATGATTGATGTTCTTGTTGGTGTCAACCTGTTGCGTGAGGGACTTGACCTTCCGGAAGTTTCCCTGGTTGCAATTCTTGATGCCGACAAGGAAGGCTTCCTTCGTTCTGCAAGATCACTTACACAGACTGCTGGTCGGGCTGCACGTAATATTAATGGTCTTGTTATTATGTATGCCGATACTATTACTGGATCTATGCAGGAAACAATTGATGCAACCAATTACAGAAGAGAAAAGCAGCTAAACTACAACAAGCAGCATGGTATCACACCTACTCCAATTGTAAAGAAGAGGGGTGCTGTAATACCTGGACAGACTGCAGCTGCACCCTCTGCTTATGTTGAACCTGAGTCTGTTGATGTAGCAGCCGATCCTGTAGTAGCTCTGATGAGTCCAAAGGCGCTTGAGAAAGCAATTGACAAGGCTAAAAGGAATATGGAAGCTGCGGCTAAGGAACTGGACTTTATGGCTGCTGCCTTTTATAGGGATGAGATGTTCAGACTTCAGGAACTGCTAAAAGAAAAGAAGGCAGAAGAGAAAAAATAG
- a CDS encoding sigma-70 family RNA polymerase sigma factor, which produces MRQLKITKSITNRESASLDKYLQEIGREELISVEEEVELAQRIKKGDQAALEKLTRANLRFVVSVAKQYQNQGLSLPDLINEGNLGLIKAAEKFDETRGFKFISYAVWWIRQSILQALAEQSRIVRLPLNQVGSLNKINKAYSKFEQEHERKPSPEELAEELDLPAEKVADTMRVAGRHISVDAPFVEGEDNSLLDVLINSDSPNADRSLINESLSREIERALATLTERESDIIRYFFGIGCQEMTLEEIGERFGLTRERVRQIKEKAIRRLRHTSRSKLLKSYLG; this is translated from the coding sequence ATGAGACAATTAAAAATAACAAAATCAATAACAAACCGCGAAAGCGCGTCACTGGATAAGTATCTTCAAGAGATTGGTCGTGAGGAACTTATATCTGTTGAGGAGGAAGTTGAGTTAGCGCAGCGGATAAAAAAAGGCGATCAGGCAGCTCTTGAGAAGCTGACCAGAGCCAATCTGCGTTTCGTGGTTTCTGTTGCAAAGCAATATCAAAACCAGGGACTTAGCTTACCTGACTTGATTAACGAGGGCAACCTCGGTTTGATCAAGGCTGCTGAGAAGTTTGATGAAACCAGAGGTTTTAAGTTTATTTCCTATGCTGTATGGTGGATTCGTCAGTCCATCCTTCAGGCATTGGCCGAACAATCACGTATCGTACGCCTTCCACTTAATCAGGTAGGTTCACTTAACAAGATTAACAAGGCCTACTCTAAATTTGAACAGGAGCACGAGCGTAAACCTTCACCGGAAGAGTTGGCAGAGGAACTTGACCTGCCAGCTGAAAAGGTGGCAGACACCATGCGTGTTGCTGGTCGTCATATTTCAGTAGACGCACCTTTTGTTGAAGGTGAGGACAACAGCTTGCTGGATGTACTTATCAACAGCGATTCACCAAACGCTGACCGTTCACTGATTAACGAATCTCTTTCAAGGGAAATTGAGAGAGCTCTTGCCACTCTTACTGAAAGGGAAAGCGATATCATCAGGTATTTCTTCGGTATCGGATGTCAGGAAATGACTCTGGAAGAGATAGGTGAACGCTTCGGTTTGACTCGTGAAAGGGTTAGACAGATTAAAGAAAAGGCGATAAGACGCCTGAGACATACATCAAGAAGTAAACTCTTGAAATCCTATTTAGGATAA
- the gdhA gene encoding NADP-specific glutamate dehydrogenase encodes MKNHESRYVEDFMASVIARNPSEPEFHQAVREVVESLAPFVLENPVLMKNKILERMVEPERVVMFRVPWLDDKGEFQINRGFRVQMNSAIGPYKGGIRFHASVNLGILKFLAFEQVLKNSLTSLPMGGGKGGSDFNPKGKSDNEVMKFCQSFMTELYRHIGPDTDVPAGDIGVGGREVAYMFGQYKRLRNEFTGTFTGKGLDFGGSPLRPEATGYGTVYFASEMLKTRGESFKGKTVAISGSGNVAQYAVEKALEMGAKVVTLSDSNGTIYDREGITAEKLDYVKVLKNAIRGRIKEYAEKYPSAEYWPNERPWKVKADIALPCATQNELNGDDAQTLVSNGCFCVAEGANMPSTPEAIKVFLDNKILYGPGKAANAGGVAVSGLEMSQNSMRLQWTKEEVDAKLKSIMTNIHASCVKNGKDADGFVNYVNGANISGFIKVANSMLAQGLV; translated from the coding sequence ATGAAGAATCATGAGTCCCGCTATGTGGAGGACTTCATGGCAAGTGTTATTGCCAGGAATCCTTCCGAACCTGAATTCCATCAGGCAGTAAGAGAAGTAGTTGAAAGTTTGGCTCCCTTTGTATTAGAGAATCCGGTTTTGATGAAGAACAAGATTCTTGAACGTATGGTTGAGCCTGAAAGGGTTGTAATGTTTCGTGTACCCTGGTTGGATGACAAAGGTGAGTTTCAAATCAACCGTGGTTTCCGTGTACAGATGAACAGTGCCATTGGTCCATACAAGGGTGGTATCCGATTCCACGCTTCTGTAAATCTTGGAATCCTGAAGTTTTTAGCCTTCGAACAGGTATTGAAAAACAGTCTGACCTCCCTGCCCATGGGTGGTGGTAAAGGTGGATCTGACTTCAATCCCAAGGGAAAATCCGACAATGAAGTTATGAAGTTCTGTCAGTCCTTTATGACTGAGCTGTACCGTCATATTGGTCCGGATACTGACGTTCCCGCTGGTGATATTGGTGTAGGTGGTCGTGAAGTAGCTTATATGTTTGGTCAGTACAAACGTCTTAGAAATGAATTTACCGGAACCTTTACAGGTAAAGGACTGGATTTCGGAGGAAGTCCACTTCGTCCCGAAGCAACAGGTTACGGAACAGTATATTTCGCGTCAGAAATGCTTAAGACCAGAGGTGAAAGTTTCAAGGGCAAAACTGTTGCAATCAGTGGTTCAGGAAATGTTGCGCAATATGCAGTAGAAAAAGCTCTGGAAATGGGAGCAAAGGTCGTAACTCTGTCAGACAGTAACGGAACAATCTATGATCGTGAAGGTATTACTGCTGAAAAACTAGATTATGTAAAAGTTTTGAAGAATGCAATCCGTGGCAGGATCAAGGAATATGCAGAAAAATATCCTTCAGCTGAGTATTGGCCAAACGAACGCCCATGGAAAGTGAAAGCTGATATCGCATTACCATGTGCTACACAGAATGAGCTAAACGGTGATGATGCACAAACTCTGGTAAGCAATGGCTGTTTCTGTGTTGCAGAAGGTGCAAATATGCCTTCTACACCTGAAGCAATCAAGGTATTTCTTGACAACAAGATCCTTTATGGTCCAGGTAAGGCAGCCAATGCAGGTGGTGTTGCAGTTTCCGGACTTGAAATGTCACAAAACTCAATGCGTCTGCAATGGACCAAGGAGGAAGTTGATGCCAAACTGAAGTCAATTATGACGAATATTCATGCATCTTGTGTGAAGAATGGAAAAGACGCAGATGGTTTTGTAAACTATGTAAACGGAGCCAATATAAGCGGTTTTATCAAAGTAGCAAACTCAATGCTGGCTCAAGGTCTGGTATAA
- a CDS encoding glycosyltransferase has protein sequence MDSKRIVITVSNNLVTDNRLAKTAASLEACGCEVLLLGRRWPGGSIPPGRAGKVRRFRLFFNRNLGFYSELNVRLFFYLLFVKVDVIWAVDLDTLPAAYLAARMRGKKLIYDSHEYFTELPELQDRPIVKRAWTYLQDHLITKVDVVITVSGSIADAYRDRYGVDAVLVRNMPLRPIAPMSIRELGDGPVIYYQGAMNVGRGLEEAIRSLKFLPGYRMIIAGRGSHEETIREEARRLGFEDRITFTGMLPFEALADEARKAHVGLCLMTKEALNHYYALPNRLFDYPALGLPVVASAFPDISKIVEKYKIGLLVDDLQPETLAAAIREACENRELRKLWKSTLPAAAEQLNWEKEAEVFKKLI, from the coding sequence ATGGATTCAAAGAGAATAGTAATTACAGTATCGAATAATCTTGTGACCGACAACCGTCTGGCAAAGACTGCCGCAAGCCTCGAGGCTTGCGGATGCGAGGTACTCTTGCTTGGCCGTAGATGGCCCGGTGGCAGTATTCCGCCAGGAAGGGCAGGGAAGGTGAGGAGGTTCAGGCTTTTTTTCAACAGGAATTTAGGCTTTTACAGCGAACTCAATGTCAGACTGTTCTTTTATCTGTTGTTTGTAAAGGTTGATGTAATCTGGGCCGTGGACCTGGATACACTTCCAGCTGCTTATTTGGCTGCCAGGATGAGGGGGAAGAAACTTATCTACGACAGTCATGAGTATTTTACCGAACTTCCTGAATTGCAGGATCGTCCCATTGTAAAGCGGGCATGGACCTACTTACAGGACCACCTGATCACAAAGGTTGATGTTGTAATTACAGTTTCCGGCAGTATAGCAGATGCATACCGTGATAGATACGGTGTGGATGCCGTCCTAGTAAGGAATATGCCTCTCAGACCGATAGCTCCAATGTCCATCAGGGAGCTTGGAGATGGTCCGGTGATCTATTACCAGGGTGCCATGAACGTGGGTCGTGGACTTGAGGAAGCCATAAGGTCACTTAAGTTCCTGCCGGGCTACAGAATGATAATAGCCGGAAGAGGCAGCCATGAAGAAACTATCCGTGAAGAGGCGAGGAGACTGGGTTTTGAGGACAGAATCACCTTTACTGGGATGTTACCTTTTGAGGCTCTGGCAGATGAAGCCCGCAAAGCACATGTGGGGCTGTGCCTGATGACCAAAGAGGCTTTGAATCATTATTATGCATTGCCAAACAGGCTCTTTGACTATCCGGCCTTGGGGTTGCCTGTTGTTGCAAGTGCCTTTCCGGATATTTCCAAGATAGTTGAGAAGTACAAGATAGGTCTGCTTGTGGATGACCTGCAGCCAGAAACACTGGCTGCAGCGATAAGAGAAGCCTGTGAGAACCGAGAGCTGAGAAAGCTGTGGAAATCAACACTTCCGGCTGCTGCTGAGCAATTAAACTGGGAGAAGGAAGCTGAGGTATTTAAAAAGCTGATTTGA